The DNA window CCGGTCTGGGCGGCACCCGCACATTATATAGTGTAAAATAgcaaaaaatattgtttcggGACGGGCTCGAGCCAAGAAAATTTTTTCTAGGCAGCGAGATCTCTGCCCAGTAAGATTCATGGGCGGGCTAAAACCCATCAGGCTCGGGCTGGGCCCATGGGTCGAGTCGGGCCAAGCTCACCATCGATGACCGTAGCAGCAAGCTCGGAAAGGCTTTTGCCCCGAGACCTACTCAGCATATAGCAGCAAGCTTGGAAGGCAGGAACCAAAATCTTCAACGACGCCTCCAGGGGATATGATGCCATTGCGTCACCGTCGCTGGCCTGGGGCAACAGCCAGGCAGGGTTTTCACCCAGATTTCACACCGCTGCGAATACCACGCCGAACGCAGCAAGCCGAGCATGCCACCAGCAGCAGATCCCGCAGCAACAAGCCATCCTGAAGCACATCAGACAGGCCCGGGTTTTGCCGTCTGCGTCCTGTTCTGCTTAATCGTGGCCACGAGCACGTCCGATGTCGCTGCAGCTGTTGACGCCGACGCCAGCGCCGCGGTGCCTGCACCCTATGGTGACATGACCCGTGAGGTCCGTCTGGGCGGAGTGCAGCCACCGCAGCGCCTCAGAGGGCCATCGTCAGCGCAGCGCTTCTGCCACTCCTGCCACCAGCGAGGCGCCCCTGGCGCAGAGCGCGAGGACGCTGCTAGCCGTGACGTGTAGCATGACGAGGCGCCTTGCTGGGGGACGCGTCCAGGGGCAGGCCGCTTGGGGCTCGGAGTCGGTCCCCAGTCGGTTGCCTAAAGCAGATCGACGCGCCCATGGTGACCCCGGCCGTCACCGCCGCGGGAGAGGAGATGGAGCCTCAGCTGGCGAAGCGCACTTGGGCGTGGCCTACCACGGccgcaccaccgccaccgccatcgcTCGAGGGGCCGGGGCACGAGCAGCATGGAGTCCAAGAGCGCCGCTTCCACTTCCGCGCGGCTCGCctccgccggccgccgcgcccgccccaCGGCTCGCCCGCTGTCCATGGAGGCGCCGGGCGGGACGCGAGACGCCAGATccgcccgccggccgccgccacggCTGTAGGAGACGACCGCGCGCATCAGGCCGCGCTCGTGCCGGGGCGGACGCCGCCAGAGGTACCGTCGCAGGAGGGCACGCTGTCGTTCAAGCGGGCCACCGCCAGCGACGAGTAGGACAAGGCCGACGGGCACGCCGGCGGCATGCCGACGCCTCCAGCTGCAGCCCCAGCAGATCTTGGTGGGGAGACACCGGATCCGGACTGGGAGGTCACGGATCTGGCTTCTTTCCTGCTCTCCGGCCGCCAATGGAGCAAACGTACAAACTAGCAGGTTAGGGAAGAGGAGACCtggtgaggaggaggagaggtATTTGCGGGAGCAGCCTTTTTGAGCCCTTGACcgcgggccgccgccgccactcgcGGACGAGCAGCAGTGGCGGCCGGGGAGCTCTCGCACGGGGGCCCTCTGGCGGCGGGCGGTGTCGCCCCTGAGGGAGACGACGCGGGGGGAGCGGAGCCTGACCCGACGTTGAACTCGATCTAGACTCCTGAACCGAGCGCGCCGGTGTTGGCGGCGAGCACGACGAATCGCCGGTGACTTGAGAACGTGAGTTCCACCGTACCTGAGTGTGTGTTAATCAAATCGTAGTATGGTAGCAACTGATATCGCGTCGATCCTGGCACCACATCACAACCTCACGTGTCACGCAGCAATAAACAATTGTAGGGCCGAGATATCGGAGTAAAGGGAAGGAGGGGGAGATGGGTTGAACCGTACTTTTTAAATATAATTACGTGGGCTAACGGAAATAAATACAGAATTAAATTAATTACCTTAGCCAAGGctacacctctctatctatgTCGTAAGCACCTTGTAAAAGATCCTAATTGAAGCAACTAACGTGATTAGCTAGTGAGAGCTCACCTACATAATTCTAGTAGGCAAAGTCACGTAAACCTATGTAACTAGTTAAGAAACCAAATGATGGAtcctacacatactagtgagCACAAGCATAAAACAAGAAACACACTGGCATTACACTAGCTCTACTCAACTAGTTAGACTATTAAAGCATAACTAGAGAGCTACAACTACTTAGCTATACAAGCTATAAGAGAGCAACTAAACTAGCCACGTAAGAGCAACGACTACAACACTAGCACAAGTAATAAAACAAGTAAAATAAACTAGTGATAGGGATTTGCAAACCAACAGAAAAACAATGATGATACGATGATTTTTATTCTGAGATTTGGTGGTTTGCCAACCACCGATTCCCGTTGAGGCAAGTCCAAAGTTGCCGCCGATACTCTTGCTAGTAGCATGCCCGCAAGCTTTGACTCGTTCCTCTAGGTGTGCTAGTAATaaccatgacatgatgatttttcagTTTCCTTGATGCTTGTTATTTACAAAATGCATGCCTACAATCTCAGATTGGACCGAGCCCCGTGCCACAACCGCTTTTGCCACGATGTGCACCGCGTACAAGAGCGCTTGCCGTGCATGTCTGGGCATCCACTTTTGTTTGGCGCTGGACGCTTGGGCCAGCGGGAGGATTAGGCGTGTAGAATTTTTTCCTTGTAATATTTCTGTGTGAGGGAAAAACCAACAGAAAAAATGTCACCGACAGAAAAACAAAGAATTTCTCTGTGAGTATTATTATACTGACAGAGAAGCATGGTTACCTATCGGTAGGTAAACCACACACTGAAATAAATAATTTTTCTGTCGGtctcataatttttttttgtcgaTTTTACGCACCTGACAGGATAATAGATATTCTTCCGTCGGGGAAGTAGTGAAACAAGCCCTTAGCACTGAATCTCAAATTTGGATGTAAACACATATATTGTTCCTAATGCAAAGATACACGTAGACATTTCTTTATTTCTACGGTGACATACAATAAATTGTTCAATTCCCCTTATTATATACTCAACCGCAACATTTACAACATAAACTTCAGTTTGTGACACAGTGCAGAGAAATTCACGTAGGTACTTCGATCTACAAAGCTTATTGGCGGTGGAATAGAACACGTGCTGGTGAGCGGAGCTTGCCACGTCGGACGCACGGTTGCTCACATGACGTAGACGTCGAGCTCCAGCACGCCGTTGCGGCGGTCGAGGCTGACGGTCTTCCACAGCACGTACCCGCGCGCCATCCTGAACTGCCCCGTGCCGCCGACCACCGACAGCTCCCGGACCGGCGCGAGGATGTCGTCGCGCCCCACGACGGTGACGGAGCTGCCGGTGTAGGGGCCGGAGGTGAGCACCATGTTCATGGTCACCAGCAGCTCCGGGTTCCCCGTGGACGCCCAGATGTAGTGGCCCTGCGCGCGCCCCACCATCGACGACGACCGCGACGCGCTGACCGTCAGCACATCGTCGACCACGATCGTGTCGCCCATGTGGCCCCGGGGCCCGTTCAGCACTTGCACTGCCGTCGGCGCCGGGCCGGTGAGCACGTCGTGCATGTAGAAGTGCAGGTGCGTGGCTGCTGAGACGGGCCGCGTGGCCGGGCCGATGGCgagcacgacggcgacggcgagcagcGCGCAGTAGAGCTTGCAGGAAACCATGGCGTGGAGGAGGGTGTGTGCGTGAGGGTGTGTGTCTGTGTCTGTCTGTGGATGCTCTAGCTAGTGAACGAGCGTATGCTTATATAGACAGTAGCAGCAGTAGGAGCAGGTGCCAGGTGGAGTTTGGTGTTGGTGACTGAACATGTGAAATAAATGCAGACGGTTGCAATTCATGGGTTAGTTGGAACTGAAACAAACCTATGAATTACCACTCCCTCTGCTCATAACCGTATTCCGGCCACTGGCAGACGTATAACAACCAGCCCAGAGTAGACTCCTCATCAGAACTCTGTTTGCACATAGTTACTGATCTGCTAGGGCGAATTCATGTGAAATAGATGAGCTTGTGTCTAACTCAATGCTGCAGCTTGAGGTTACTGGCTTACTGCTGAAGGGGCAAAGTTTATACCATGATGAGAGATCACATTTCCGGCTGAGATATTAGAGAGGAGACCAAACTGGCTACTCCAATTCTCTTATCTTCGACTGATAGAAAGCAAGGATGCAAAATGTACTCCAGGTGTGCATTGAATTACACTATGGGGTAAAAGGTCAATCTCTTGCATGATCCTACATGTCTAGTCATGCTTGGCCGGCTGTGGATCTGAGGGCTGAGGCCGTGACTGGggaacactactacagaaatgtttACAGTGGCGGGAAAAaaagcattaaccgaggcggtaaaggtcacggttaatcgtggcCTTAACCAAGGCGGTTGCCATATCCGTCTCGGTTAAtcgaataaaaaaaacaaaaacaaaaagaaaacctgTGGATAAGCCCGGTGAGCCCACCCACAggcccgccgagcccatccaTGCGCCGCACCACCGCTCTCCGGATCCGCACTGCCGTCGTATCCGCTTCCTAGAGGATGCCGCACGCTCACTGGATCTGCTCGCTAGATCCGGCCACCACGAGCGCTGATCCGGCCTCCAGCAGCGGATCCGGCCACCACAGGCGCGGATCCGctcggtcgtcgtcgtcgtcggtggtCTGGCGGCGGATCCGCTCGATCATCGTCGTCGTAGGCGGATCTAGGTGCGGCCccgcctcatcctcgtcctcgcaCCGCCGGTGGGGCGCTGCTCGCCCAGGCTGCCCCCCGGGCCCATCGGAGAGGCCGCTTGCCCAGGCTGCCGCCCGCGTCCGCGGGATCTAGGCGTGTGGACTGAGGTCGCTGGGAGACGGAGAAGGAGGAGGGGGCCtggagccgcgccgccgccggtggaGAGGGAGGACAGGGCCGGGGGCCATGCCGCgccggaggagagggaggagggggccaGCTGCCGCCCCGCGCGCAGCCGTCGTCGCAccggaggggagggagagggagcgggGCCTAGGAGCGCCGCCATCGGCCTGGGAGCGCGCCGTCGCCGCTCGGAGATAGGAGATAGGAGCCGGAGAGGGTGCGCGCCGCTCTCGGTCTGGGAGAGGGAGAGGCTGAGGGAGAAGGAGATGAAGAGATGTGCTCGGTCTGGGAGTGAAAACCCTAAGTCTAGTATATATATGGGTGTTCAGAACTGGGCCTCTTGGGCTAGTGGGTCGTGCCTGATTTGCCGAGGCGGTTGAGTTATGATGCCCGTCTCGGATAATGATTTATCGAGGCGTTTGCGTTAGGATTTCCGTCTCTGTTAATAtatattaaccgagacggttgctGGCCTAGCTGCCTTGCctcgaataaccgaggcgggcaaccaggCCGTCCGTCTCCGAGGGTATTTGGTAAGCGCTGCGCAAAagaatttgtgtagtagtggaagCTGTGAACTCAAAGATTGATTGCCGCAACTGTCTTGACTATGGACATTTCGCTGATGAGTGTGACAAGGCGAAGAAGGTAACCAAGGCAGTGGCGCAGCTTGCCATTGAAAATGCTGCTGCTGATCCACTATGAATCAATGCTTGCTTTGGTTTGACTAGTATAGCTACAACATTTGATGTCATACAATCGATTATGCTTCTAAATGTTGCTTTCTAATAAAGTCCACATCCATCCGTGTACTTATAATACTTATAGCATTTTTTATAATACTTAAGTATCTTAAAATTCTTAGCCCATACCGGTAGAATTAGCATGGGTTGATGGTCCAACTTATTTTTAAAGAAATGAATATGTCACTTTTGTAAAATTGTTGTTTCATGTTTCTTCCCCTGTATATTTCTCAGATTTTGTCGTTTGTTCTCAGAGGAATTAAATACTCAAAGAGAAACTAGGAGAAATTTAGGGTGCTTTTATATAACCGAAAAATCCAATAGAGTTTCCAGCTGTTCGAAAACACAAAAGTTGGGGGAAAGTACTACCATTCATTTAGATTACAAATATTGGCCGTGTAAGTTTGTGGAGTTATGCTCCGGTGGACCTTTCCATGAAGTTTACACGAATCTGAAAGCATCCAAGTAATTAGTTTAATTTATTTTGACAAGGTTAATTAATGGTTGGATCTGGTCCTACCCAGACCCAGCCCAGCCCTGCTTGTGCCCAATCCATGTAGCCATCCCTCCTCACGCGCAACCTATCAGCCCCTGGCACCGATCAGTAGTTTCAGTACTCCGGTGACGGCGTTCCATGGTGGTGTCGAATCAGGGCATGCATCACCTAGACGTCTACAATGATCGCTAGTCCTTGTTCCATTTTACCTTGGCTCAAATCTGCGTCTACGTATGATATATATCCCCATCCAGTACCAGCTCCCTCCATGCCGCACGGGGAGTGGGGCAGCGCGGAGAAGTTTGCGGAGACGCGCCGTCGACGCTGCGGCGAGCTCGTCCATGGTGCGGATTGCCGATTAACATCTGAAAAATTTGGGAGGACATGGGCTGCTGGGCTAAGTCTGGGTATATGGATATGACGGGGTCCAAACAGAACCCGTGCGAAATTAAAAAAGAAATTGTTTTGTTAGTGGTTAAGCTGCTTTATGATTCGTGCACATAGTTTTAGGAGGTCTACTGGAGCAAAAACCCAATGTTGTTTCATGAGTTTTCCAATCTTTCCCCTCTTCTCTCATTTATTTTTAAGTGAATTGCTCAATAGGCACTGTCCCTTTTCATTGAAGAGTTTATTTTGTACTAACAAATATGCCCGTCCGTTGCAACGGGAGCAAATAAGCTATCGAATATTCATAGAAAATGAGAATAAGAATGCTGAGAAAGCAAGCTATAATATTCATGGAAAATGTGGACAACAATGCTATATAGCTATTTATATATTTTCCTTCTATAAAACTTaataaaattataaattattttacGATGATCATACGTTGACAATATTTGAGAATCACAAAAATctataattttaattttttatttaagTCGACAAGAAAGTTAGTTCTTGATATGTCAAATATTGGTCTGTTCGATGGTCATTATGATGAGATAGATCTCTCTATTATCCACATGGCAACACTCATCGTGGATTGCACTGGTGTATGTAGAGAtgtattgtaacacccaaaaatttgcctttttctaaaataaagttaaattgatttaaatacgtgtttttgtgctcatgaaatataggaaaaagaatatttttccttatattaaaatttatcataaggagtaccaacatggttgtgcatacatgtcggtgcatttgatttatttggttgagtggttttgattaaaattcaaaatggtttaaattgcttttgggaataagtttgaaaatggctctgaaataaaagaaaagaaaagaaaagaaaaaaagaattggaaaataaaagagatTTCAAAAGTTTGCAAAAGTTCAGTTTTGGGAACCTCTCAAAAGTTCTCatcttgaaaagtatatttgaaactatatttgaatttgatttggttcataattgaatttggttttgaaaacaaaatagaaaatgatttggaaaatggaAACCCCACTCTCATCTCAATCTGGCCCGTGGCCCAGCCGGCCTGCTCTCTCACCCCGCGGCCCACTCCGTGCAAGCCCGCTTCCCCTTCTCTTGGCTTCGGCCTGAAGGCCTGCTCCGCCTTCCCGCTCTCGCTCGGCCCATTCCCTCCTCTCTCCCGCAGGCGTCCCAACTGCAGCAACCTAGGCCCAGCAGCGCCGTGCCCCTCTCTCGCGCCTTGAGTCACTGGCAGGTGGGCCCGCTCTGTCAGCGCCGTCATCTTCCTCACGTCGCCGACCCGGACTCTGCTCCGAAGTCCGTCGCCGCCTTGTTCCGCGCGATGTGGCGGGCGCCCCACGCCATAGCCCCCTTATAAGCCGGAGTTCCTGCGCCGCAATGCCCCCATCCAGCCCTATCGCGAGCCGCCGCCTCCACCCGAGCTCGCCGCGTGCCGCAACCCTAGCGCGGTGGTGGAATCTAATCCCACTAATAAATACATACTACAAGCAAACACCTTTAAGGCTTCAATGGCATGTCGATGCACATGCGACCTTCAAAAGCATAAACTACAATGATAATGACAAGATAAACAAGGTAATCTACCAATGCTCCTAGTTTCTTACACACGTAACCTttctgtgtgtgtgagagagagcaaAAGCTATGTAGGAGAACATCTCATGCTAAACCTAGGAAGTCAACCagcccgttcgctggtctaaaacttggctgaaactggctgaaaacactgttccggctaaattgttgtgagagaaaaatactgttccggttgaaaaaagaTGCCGAACAAGTCGAaaatggggtaagccgaacagggccactaAGGAGATTATTATAAAAGAAACGGCACAACATCTAACCTAGATGGAAACATAATAATGTTACTACCCTCCTTTTCAAGGGCACAATAAATACATATCAAATAGTTTCAAAGATGCAAAGGCAATGTGTTAAGGAATTCAGAGCAACGACTTAATTACGTCGGCGACATCCATTCATGAAGCAAAAGATGAGAAACCAACAAATGACAAGCCAAACATCAATGTTATGGACTTACAAATTAACCTCAAAAATTTCATGAGACAAATCAATGAAAGACTACAAATTATAAAAACAATTGAAGGTACGCATCTAAATATCTACAATACTCAATCATGTTATTAATTTTTATTTGTAGCTGAACCAACGTTTTAATATTGTTATCCACACGGTTCAATTCCTACAGAGGGAAGCTAAAGTCGTGACACAAAACAAATGTACGAAAAGAAAACACCCAAATGTGAAATCAAACTAATGTTACGTCATTGGTTGTGCCACGATGATCTCTCTCAATCATGCTAATGCCAATATTCTATACACATGCGTAGCTCTGAGTTCAAATAAAAGTTAATTGCATGAAGTCATTTTTATTAGTTAATACATATTAAATAAGAATTTATATTGCTTAAGTGTCTAAAAGTTAGCCCGTGCGGGAGCACGGGGTGATGGACTAGTGTTTCTAATCTAAATTAGTTCTTGAATTTAGGACGGAAAAGGAAAAGGTAAGAACTGAGTCTCGGAGGATCCTGTGGAGATTTGAAAAATATACACTAATTCAACGGTATGATGGATATGGAGGAGCTGGACTTCTCAGAGGTGCCATGGGACGAGCCTGAAAGCTTTGTGTTGCGCAAGTACCCGTCCTA is part of the Miscanthus floridulus cultivar M001 chromosome 9, ASM1932011v1, whole genome shotgun sequence genome and encodes:
- the LOC136483001 gene encoding dirigent protein 21-like, with translation MVSCKLYCALLAVAVVLAIGPATRPVSAATHLHFYMHDVLTGPAPTAVQVLNGPRGHMGDTIVVDDVLTVSASRSSSMVGRAQGHYIWASTGNPELLVTMNMVLTSGPYTGSSVTVVGRDDILAPVRELSVVGGTGQFRMARGYVLWKTVSLDRRNGVLELDVYVM